The region ACACATTCTATAGTGAAGCACTACAGACTAATGAACACCTACTTTCTAACACACTCTGCGATATGTTAAATCCAAGTTGTAtggttttgtgtgtggtttCACTTCTCAGGTGTTAGATTATTGCAGGAAttgataaaacttttttttttccatgggaTCATATTTGGCTCTGTGAACTGAAAGATGCTCTTATACCTCCTCCATTTGCAGCTGATCCTGGGGGTTTGTGCGACCCATGCCTGTCGACCTGGCTCAGGTCGGAGGGGAGCTCTGTGTGAGCAGGGCAGTCAGTTTAGCTTCTCTGTCTGTGGTCTTACCTCCTGCCTGCCTCCCGTGATACCTGACCTTTCTGTTCCACAAACAAGGTCTGGTCTGATGCACCTTGGCAGGAGAGTCTAGGGAGTGCAGAGGTAGTTTAATTTAAGATGAGATAGCTGAGATTGCTCTTAAGCATAATGGTCTTTTTGTATTAATTAAGAATttcaatttcctccgggattaataaagtatctatctatctatctatctatctttaagTGATTACAAGTGTGAACAACAACATTGTGCTAATGAGACATTGAAAACTACACATTCATACAGTACACTGAAcagatgaaagaaatgaaaaattacaacTGACATCAAAGCTAAAAATGATGCAACATACAAACTAGAACTAGAATGAAAGCAGtcacagactacaacatcctgcgacacccctgaattcaaaatttaccctgacctacttgcataagtcaaagatctctgctttgatctatgatagtaggtcagagcactagctttgatcaacgGTTTtagtcacactggccttctccctcgtctttctatcttatccggttcttaagtgtacaaaagttgaaatttgaccttagctttctcaaggtcatcatctcattttcattccctttgccgcatgagtaatgtgcttttggtttcatctttctatctgcaacggttgcgaagatatttggtggactaacgaacgggtagacggacgaacactgacaattacaatacatcaccgctttgaagcgggatgtaataatgcaAAGTTTCATGACAGATGAATAATGGACTTCTTTTCCCTGTCCTATAATGACAGGtgttctcttcatcctctttaggAATATGTCTCATTTGGTGGACAGTTGGCccatgtttctgttcatttccttTACAGATTTGACAAGTCAGACAGGGTTAGAGTAATTTAAAACCAAAGCTCTTAGTACTAAGATGAGGGGACAGTATACCCCAGATGAGAATAGAACCGTTTGGGGAAATAAGTTAACAGGTGTGTTACAGGGAGATCGAACAGAAATCAACTTTAGAAAAAGCAATCATATCCAATGAGACTGTTGTTTGACTGTTTACCCTATTTATTCACAGCTTATCGACCTTCACTTCCTGAAAGTCACCATAAATCACACTGTTGCTGGCATATGTGAGCtgtgttgtctgtctgttcCCAAAATATGTGGTCTGTGTGAAAACTGGGACACGCTCAGTCCTAGATTAATTCCGGCCACTCTGCTCTCTGAGTGGTTCTGTGGGATGTGATTGTGGGTGGCTGCAGTACAGGGATCCAAACTGagtgtcatttgttttttactgtttttgtttttatttttcaggaagAAATCCCAAAAATGGGATGAGATGAACATCTTGGCAACGTACCATCCAGCCGACAAAGACTATGGCTTGATGAAGATTGATGAACCCAGCACACCTTACAACAGGTCACTCCTCTGAAAAACTCTCCCCTTAAGTCTCTTCTATTTATAACACTTCCAACATTGAATTAGTTGATTCGTAACCATTTTGTAAATGTGAGTGTTGTGCATGttgcatttaaaatgactaaacaACTGAAGACTTTTCTTTTAATagacttttaaaaatgcatactACTTCAGACCTCTAGCTACCCTTAAAAGATCATGTAGCCAATTTAGAGTGCAAACCAGCACCAGGGTCGGAGAGTTGAGTTGGCCCGTGTGTTGGTGTTATAGGAATGTCTCTGCAGTTTTGTAATTTAATATGTCAAAGTGCTGCAGGGAAGGTCACAAACCCTCTGTCTGTCCTCATCATCCTCTATCTCGTTATGTTTCCCTCTTTTTGTGCCAATTTTTCCTTCACACTCCCGTCTCATTTTCAGTTTATCTTGAATCAGTTAATTTCCCTCTTTCAGGATGTTGGgggatgacgatgatgagggCGCGCTGAGTGATTCGGACAACAACAGTGGACTCACAGCTGATGACCTCACATCGAAGTAAGAAGCACTGATGAATGGAGAGAAATCCAgagcagaaggagaaagagaagaaaggaaaaatcaAATGAGTGATGATTTGTTACTGTAAAAGCGTTGCAACCTTTTCAAGTTCTTTTATGTGGTGCCTGATGCAGTTTGTAGTATTGATGCTTGTTCACTTTCAGGTGTGTCCCAGATAAACCGCACTGAAACACATTTACTAATGTCCTGGTCTCTGAACAAAGATAGAACTGATTAGAGCATTTACTGCGTAGCCTCTGACGTCTTTAACACTCTCAGAGACCACTTTGCTGCAGCAATGCACTGCAGTCTTGATAACATGAGAAATGCAAACACTACGACAAAGTAAGCCTGTGTCGTGGAAAAATGTTCATATGTTTCCACTGCCCTGAAGAATTTGACCTAAGTGGACCTAAATGCCATGCCATATAAAGGTATTTTGATGAAAGAGAACTAAGAGAGATTTCATAAAGATTAGTATTGTGCCCTAAACTAAATAAAAGATCAGCATTTTAATCACAAAGGAACACTCAGTGTTTCTCCCTAGAAATCTTTTTAGGCCTAGTGGCAAAGATGATAGAGCCTAATCCTAACCCACAACATACTTTATGTATTTCCATAtaagaaacatgaaacaaagtGATCGCAAGGGCTGCATGGCTCATACCTGCTGTGGGCCATCATGCTTACATAAGTGCACTGATGCAGAAGTAGAATGAGCTAGTTTAGCATGTGTCCCACAGAGGATAACAATTAGCTCCAGGTCTGCAACACAATTAGATTATGTTCATTTTCTTCCAACACTAAAGTGTCTTCCATTGTTTTACACTGAAGCTCTGTGATAACTCAGCAGCTTCTCAGTCCCTATGTCTTCAAATATCAATTCTCAATCTCTTATCCATCACTCATCCAACTGTCCTTTGGAACAACAAATGTCACCGTCTATCCCTTCCTATCTGTGTTTGTCCCGTCTACTTTTCTGAGGCCATTTCACTGATTTACCACCATTCGGTGGTAAATCAGCAATACCATTGCTCATTTTGCCCTCTGCTGTTAAAGCTCTTGTGAGTGTGAAAAATGAGGATAGTAGCTCGCATACACTCACATCTTTTGACTTTGTCTCTGCTCACCTCATCACTCCATCTGTGTTCCTCCCATGGTCCATGAACGCCTCctcaaaagtattttaatctcTTTGCAATGACTCTAGCAAGGTCTCGCATTTCTGTGCCATCATTTCTACATGTAGTATGATTGCAACAACTTTAgatgatgggaaaaaaagaatggaaatttTCCAAAGATGCAGTTAATtgaatttttatgctttttatcTTTCAAGGCTGGCGGCGGCAGAGGGCTCAGAGCCTCGATTTAtgaaggaggatgaagaagagagcagtgaggaagaggaggaagaggagctcagTCCTGAGGAACAAGGTATGTGTgttattattttcctttatttgatGAAATCTAAACATACTAAttccttcatttatttacatagtATCATGATTAAATTATATGAAGTTTTCTAATCCCTTGTGCATTCGAGCTTCAAGATGCCCAGTTTCACCTCATcttggatttttagtaggtagtcacgtgataccgtacgcacattctattggctgacagcatccggaagtgcactgcgttcctcgagtctcggaacgcagcgcacttccgtgtattaaagaaacacttaaaatcgctgtaaacaatctataagagtgtggggaatggtaatacagatataaggtgatttaatatcaatatggggagggttcataaacttttaaattaccgtaaatattaaaataaatagttcattgcaatatcgcagaatttcgttatttgcgggtggtcctggaacgcattaactgcaagtaacgagagattactgtatTGCTTCAGTAATCAGCAGCACATTCATGTGTCTATAATGCTGCACAGCAGTGGCTGTTTGTTGCTGATGGAGCATCTGTTAAATTATACCATCCACTATTAATGCAGTGTCCTCTGCAGTAGTGAGGGAGGTTAAACACAGTGACACTGAGGCGCTGGTGGAGACTGACTGACTTGGCAAAAGGCTTGAATGTTCAGCTCTCTGCTGATGACCTCTCTAGCTTCCAATGAGACATGTCCAGACAGTGCTACTGACAACTCTTTGACATTGTCCATCCATGTGGACTCTCATACCTCTTGCTCTCAAATACAGAGCTGTTAGCCCAGTTTCATAGGACATTCACAAAGACAGATGAGCCTAGGCAACTTACTCATATATTTACACCTAACAATAGAATAAAACGGCAGACCTGTTTATACTTTAAAGAGGTTCAGAGCTGTAGATAAAGACTGATTCACAGTTAAGATTATGTATGAATATGGGGTGGTTAACATTTTGTCATGTTAAGTCCTATGAGTTGATAAAGGATACATTTCATGGACAAAACGAAGTACATGTGAATGTTTCTATCAATTTCTGTGATACAGTGAACAAAAACTGTTGTTTAGTCTCAATCTTGTAAGACAAGAGCAAACTTTACTCAAGATGTCCTCAAGGCTTATTCCTCTAAAAGGGCTGTttctctctcctgttctctTATGGGGGAACTGTTGGGTCTGTGTagaataagccattctgagtaGAACGTTTCTCTTTTGGGGAGTGCCTTGAGACAATTTCACTTGTGATTTAGTGctattcaagattttttttacctgaCTTGAAATAAGCCCTTGGCTTTTAGTTTCTTTGCCACATCCCAATTTCTTTTTGATCAAACAAAGTAATCTGTCATAGAAACAAGAGACACTTCCATGAATGAAGTCTTAACAATGTTTCATTGGATATTTTTATTGTCAGTCAGGTTTTACCATGTCAACAATACAATTGTTCACCCTAAATTCTGCACAAATGTTTTGGTTTTAGCACATTATAATCTTTCTAATGGTATCTTCCTCTGCAGCCAAGAAGAAGCATTTTCAGATGATGAGGAAAATGCACTACAACGAGGGCTTGAACATCAAGCTTGCACGCCAGCTCATTGCGAACGAGctggaagatgatgaagatgttgatgaAGAGATGAAAGATGACACAGAAGAGACAAGGGAAGATGCAGAAGAGACGGAGGAGATAAATGTTGACCCACCACAGGAAGGTAGGGAGAAAGAAGAAGTCCTACacatcaaaataattaaattgattttcagTCAAACAGTTTTTCAGCATAAGAATGGTGTGTAAGCTATAAATTCAGAAATGAAGATATTGTGCATGAAACACAATGTCTTTGTGCATGtgctttaattaaatgtttgtttctatcTGTGGCTCCCTTCACTTCATATATGCGCAAAGCTGTCCTTGATTGCAGCaattataaacatgtttttatatgaGAAGCACAATTGTCTTATTAAGGATTAGGCTGCATTGAAACACAccagtttgaaaatgttttgatatATTTACACGGATTCCAGTTAGGCAAAGGCGTGTACTAATATTTCATCACCATAAGAGATAGAGGTAGACTGGCCTTTCTAAGGCTAATGCTTAAGTTACTTTTTTCTCTGACATAAAGAATACAATGCTAACGTTTCCCACTGAGAAAGTTACATAATCAAGTTCATGTTAAATCccaacacagagaaaaaaaatgtacaatagTTATGATATGTGTCCAAAGAAATGGTTAATTATGAAATGTGCTTTATTCCCTGTAGCTATTATGAGAAGAATTAGAACATGTGCAAAGAGCAGAATAGGTACTACATTGTCAATCTAGCTCTGACCATCTGTCCccacatctgtccatctgtttgtcatttttttcaaccaTTAGCTGATTCTCTGGATTCATAGACGAGGCCTTCCCGGCCTTCAGCCCTGCGTGTCGACTCAAGATCCAAAAAGACAATGCCACTGCACTCTGTGTTTTAAGTCCGTTCTCTGCAGCAGGACCACCTCACCACATGTGTAAGAACCATCGACAGCCTACAACCCTGCGGTCACTCGTCTGCCTCTACTTCTCCTCACAACTGTGCAATATAACCTTCAAAATGCACTGATCTTTCCCTCCCAGAATCAGTACACACACGTGAAGACTGTGGCTCCCCTCCTTGTCCCTCCCTCCCTTGTTGCCAAGAATTTTCCCTCCAACCTCCGTCATACTGAAGAATACATATTTTTTGACCTTGAAAGGAGGATCagggcttcttttttttaaaataaaaggagaaaaaaaaacctgccagATAACCGAGACTCCCATGAGGCCACTCCACAGCCTCCAGGCCACAGAGCCATTATGTTAGTCCTAAAGGAAGCCAGGGGAAACCCCACACCCTTGCTAAAGGCATATCTGAGGCATGACACCAAGATTTATACTGTTTGAACTTGAGACAGCATTTTCTTCATCGTGACCCACACCACTGCTGTTTTCTTTGCTCACTACTTTTTGAGGTAAACTTAGATGCAGTGATCCCTAGTTCAattgatttttcaaaaaaaatctctttttttttaccctgtggTTTTCCTGCAAATTTAGGTGTGTTATTCATATTGACACAACGGTGGTAATGTGTGAGCTATCATTTGAAAAGTATAAAACTAGATCgcataaactaaactaaaattcacatttattcTGTGTATCTCCTTACAAACAAGAACCTACACAAGATTTCATTTCTGATTCTGGAAATTTTAAAAGCAATCTTACCTCATAGAACCAGACTGCAAAATCTACTGATAAAATTTGTCACTGGGTTttctataaaaacaaaaacttttgaaAGCTTTGGTCCTGAATTTTCTTTTATGGAAGGCGATAACAGGTCATTGCATTTATTATTTCTCAAAATATTCTGAGAAGACTTAGTCAGGCTTTCTGGGATATAGGCTTTCCTAATAGATAATTTTCTAATTATAGCAGTATGCTCTTACAATTGGCTCAAAAGATGTTATGAC is a window of Antennarius striatus isolate MH-2024 chromosome 7, ASM4005453v1, whole genome shotgun sequence DNA encoding:
- the ppp1r2 gene encoding protein phosphatase inhibitor 2; the protein is MAAPRPIKGILKNKNSGTNVKSLPEDVQAEIPEQALGLSEDDQQKKSQKWDEMNILATYHPADKDYGLMKIDEPSTPYNRMLGDDDDEGALSDSDNNSGLTADDLTSKLAAAEGSEPRFMKEDEEESSEEEEEEELSPEEQAKKKHFQMMRKMHYNEGLNIKLARQLIANELEDDEDVDEEMKDDTEETREDAEETEEINVDPPQEADSLDS